A portion of the Scylla paramamosain isolate STU-SP2022 chromosome 2, ASM3559412v1, whole genome shotgun sequence genome contains these proteins:
- the LOC135107102 gene encoding LOW QUALITY PROTEIN: death-associated inhibitor of apoptosis 1-like (The sequence of the model RefSeq protein was modified relative to this genomic sequence to represent the inferred CDS: inserted 1 base in 1 codon), giving the protein MLIKDGFYFLKKDDRCACIFCRGKVGGXKETVRGEHQRHFPRCPFIRGKPVGKIPMSLCEYLEPMWRETVFERLKERPLGVILPELCLPNNREALFTSSSWSMVMKKKLSTAGFSFTCLSDHVRCFRCGLGLKNWSGSMHPLEMHAKYSPDCTVLKLLNGPIAIKAHHDRKKMVDDKLVDLVTEQGDIERHVIAMGFPPDHVKVAVKKRLLDQGIKIYRVADCTEAVCVSMEQRARVEQVVGQTLVAIAKRDEDMKHDLGERSFYDAAPALTATTRATTRTYRR; this is encoded by the exons GACGGATTCTACTTTCTGAAGAAGGATGATCGCTGCGCGTGCATCTTCTGTcgagggaaagtaggag agaaggagacagTGAGAGGCGAGCACCAGAGGCACTTTCCTCGTTGTCCTTTCATCAGAGGCAAGCCCGTCGGCAAAATTCCGATGTCCCTCTGCGAATACCTCGAGCCCATGTGGAGAGAGACTGTATTTGAACGGCTAAAGGAGAGACCGTTGGGTGTCATCCTTCCAGAGTTATGCCTTCCTAACAACCGAGAGGCTTTGTTCACCTCCTCGTCTTGGTCGATGgttatgaagaaaaagctgTCGACCGCAGGCTTCTCCTTTACCTGCCTCAGCGATCACGTGCGCTGCTTTAGGTGCGGATTGGGCCTGAAAAACTGGTCAGGCAGTATGCACCCCCTAGAGATGCATGCCAAATACTCTCCCGACTGCACGGTGCTCAAACTTTTGAATGGGCCTATAGCAATCAAAGCCCACCACGATAGGAAGAAGATGGTTGACGATAAACTGGTGGATCTAGTGACTGAACAAGGGGACATTGAGAGGCACGTGATAGCTATGGGGTTCCCTCCTGATCATGTCAAGGTGGCCGTGAAAAAGAGACTCTTGGACCAAGGAATCAAAATCTACAGAGTTGCAGATTGCACAGAAGCCGTTTGCGTCAGCATGGAACAGAGGGCGAGGGTAGAGCAGGTCGTCGGGCAAACCTTGGTGGCTATCGCCAAGAGAGATGAAGACATGAAACATGACCTGGGCGAGCGAAGCTTTTATGATGCTGCTCCCGCCTTGACggcaacaacaagagcaacgaCAAGAACCTATAGGAGATGA
- the LOC135107103 gene encoding uncharacterized protein LOC135107103 gives MAMATRLLTDLHKMSQHQLNAIRKEELIQSIMNAAEPADDEHLTLQEQLKSLIEEVSELKKVLTSPNSIINKKIQDLQDQVNKQQEIIAKQQRYLEALDRKERECNLVLLGVPDGSESMDGAMTDETKIKKVWTAIGSSNAVTSSRRLGREGGRRRPILITVASRNDRDFVLERAKRLKDAGDAYKKDLH, from the coding sequence ATGGCTATGGCTACACGACTCCTGACTGATTTACATAAAATGTCACAACACCAGCTGAATGCAATCCGAAAGGAGGAGTTGATTCAAAGTATAATGAACGCTGCAGAACCCGCCGATGATGAACATTTAACATTACAGGAGCAGTTAAAGTCATTGATTGAAGAAGTATCAGAGCTGAAGAAGGTGTTGACATCTCCTAACAGCATAATTAACAAGAAGATACAAGACCTTCAGGATCAGGTGAATAAGCAACAGGAGATCATAGCAAAGCAACAAAGGTATCTGGAGGCCCTGGAccggaaggagagggagtgtaACCTCGTGCTGCTTGGTGTGCCTGACGGGAGTGAGAGTATGGATGGTGCTATGACAGACGAGACCAAGATCAAGAAAGTGTGGACAGCTATAGGATCATCCAATGCCGTAACATCATCAAGACGCCTGGGTCGGGAGGGTGGTCGACGCCGCCCCATACTAATCACCGTGGCGTCAAGGAATGACCGCGATTTTGTGCTGGAGCGTGCAAAGCGCTTGAAGGATGCCGGCGATGCATATAAAAAGGATCTTCATTAA